One Triticum dicoccoides isolate Atlit2015 ecotype Zavitan chromosome 3B, WEW_v2.0, whole genome shotgun sequence genomic window, CCCGGACTCCGGCGGCTCCTCGGCCCGGGGGCCGGGGAGAGGGCTGCGccggggctggcggcggcgggggcgggggcgaggGCGTACCACGAGCGGGTGGTGGACCACTACAACAACCCGCGGAACGTCGGGTCTTTCGACAAGGACGACCCCAACGTCGGCACCGGGCTGGTCGGCGCGCCGGCCTGCGGCGacgtcatgaagcttcagatccgtGTCGACGAAGGCACCGGGAAGATCGTCGACGCCTGCTTCAAGACCTTCGGCTGCGGCTCTGCAATCGCCTCGTCCTCCGTCGGTGAGCCCTCAAACCGCTCCCCCGCCCCCTTTCCCCACCTTTTCTCCCGCCGTCGACTTAATCTATTATATTCGTTGCAATATTTAGAGGTGGTTAGCTTCTGCGAATTGTATCGAGGAAGATAATTTGTTAGATTAGCTTCTGCGGATAAGGATGCGATTTTTTTTCTACCTGTTTGTAATCGATGCAGTTTGATTGGGCATGGCCAATTACGATGGCCTATCATCAAATCCCTACTTATTAGATGATAGGATGTTTGTAAGGATGATTCTGACTGAAACATCGACAGAAGAGATGATTAGTGGGTGCCGAATCTGATTAGATTAGAAGAAAGGTAGCAGCTGTAGTGCGAATGTTATCGATTGTGATATTGCTCTTTCTCTGGGTCTATTTTAGTTGCTGGTTGTTGAATTGGCTTGTGGCATTTGAATTGGCTCAGTTTGGTTCGCAGACCTATTCTACAAGCTGTATGATAGGAAGTTCATGCATGGATCACAGCTCATTTTAAGAATTTGCTTAGGGTAGGGTCCATTTGTCTGGCTTGTGGATAGTATGCTATTGCTTGTGTAAGTGGTCTTCGATCTATTTGCCTTCTTAGTTTCTGATTTTTCTTGGTTTGTACAGGGATGATTATCTCATAGAACAATGATGCCTCCGAGTTCATTTTCAGTTTCTACAACTGGTAGTTGTTTATCCAAGTTAGAAATGAGTGTTCTGTAATGCTGAGCAGACACCTTTGAAAGGTTCGAT contains:
- the LOC119276462 gene encoding iron-sulfur cluster assembly protein 1-like, whose amino-acid sequence is MLRAGGSRLVAPGLRRLLGPGAGERAAPGLAAAGAGARAYHERVVDHYNNPRNVGSFDKDDPNVGTGLVGAPACGDVMKLQIRVDEGTGKIVDACFKTFGCGSAIASSSVATEWVKGKQMEEVVSIKNTEIAKHLSLPPVKLHCSMLAEDAIKAAVKDYESKKAKLGDSPAEKAAEA